A single region of the Podospora pseudopauciseta strain CBS 411.78 chromosome 1, whole genome shotgun sequence genome encodes:
- a CDS encoding hypothetical protein (COG:S; CAZy:CE5; EggNog:ENOG503P3G5), with the protein MKDLLSRALTLATALFQRQALVWDGTCSTGIHMIVARGSTEPDGYGRIGVVAQNASLLIPNSSIATIVYPATFENYITSYATGASEFEKLVLQYVDACPDSKVALLGYSQGAHAMMDAVCGNSDDGFFVSPEFQKALGSQVIAMVAFGSPDFNKTHPWSVGTSTGAGLFARKNITACEPYAARIRSWCDEGDIYCDLGSDRSVHGSYFANYTLDAAEFIAERFNSSDTVVDLPTTTAPPTTTPTQSGTETTDGTTTETTTDTTTTSTPASGAGSFNPSWIMILLMAGTLMIWTELL; encoded by the exons ATGAAGGACCTTTTATCACGCGCTCTGACGCTGGCAACTGCGCTCTTCCAGCGACAGGCTCTTGTCTGGGATGGCACATGCTCAACGGGCATACACATGATCGTTGCCCGTGGATCTACTGAACCTGACGGGTATGGCCGGATTGGAGTTGTGGCCCAGAATGCTTCCTTGCTGATACCCAACTCTTCAATTGCCACCATCGTCTATCCAGCAACATTCGAAAATTACATTACCTCCTATGCAACGGGAGCCTCCGAGTTTGAGAAGCTTGTCCTTCAATATGTGGACGCCTGTCCTGATAGCAAGGTCGCTCTGCTGGGCTATTCGCAGGGAGCTCACGCCATGATGGACGCTGTCTGCGGAAACAGTGATGATGGGTTCTTTGTGTCCCCCGAATTCCAGAAGGCACTTGGCTCGCAAG TTATTGCAATGGTTGCATTTGGCTCCCCTGACTTCAATAAAACTCACCCCTGGAGCGTTGGCACAAGCACCGGTGCGGGCTTGTTCGCTCGTAAAAACATCACCGCTTGTGAGCCATACGCAGCTAGAATTCGCAGCTGGTGTGATGAAGGTGATATTTATTGCGACCTGGGATCAGACCGGTCGGTCCATGGTTCATACTTTGCCAATTACACCCTCGACGCAGCCGAGTTCATTGCAGAGAGGTTCAACAGCTCTGACACCGTCGTTGACCTCCCTACAACTACTGCTCCTCctaccaccacaccaactcAGTCGGGAACCGAGACAACCGATGGGACGACAACTGAGACAACTACAGACACGACAACAACCAGTACCCCAGCCTCCGGCGCTGGATCGTTCAACCCCTCTTGGATAATGATACTGTTGATGGCGGGCACCTTGATGATTTGGACCGAGCTTCTATGA
- a CDS encoding hypothetical protein (EggNog:ENOG503PBP2; COG:Q), which yields MFEASKGACIALLASLLALIVIFGRKKLYPKPYPQIPYNAHSAKRIMGDLPDLIPAIKATKANSESIYRITTQKLGSPIAQLLLPGNPMIILSDPYEIERILRSNQFDKSAWSLSVVGPLFSKATLSQLTTPELKAQKRLWGDVMGLDFLKRTAAPKSYSSTVELVELWRLKATTAHKGQPFNVLEDLKNAALDAVWVSIIGEEPGTLRYEKRKLEHELKGQPFDDPAPPGSFMKEQVEYIVDTIMDASATPFPAWAVKLEVLKPRFRRFRKIVTREMSRAMKKALTRYEGLDLDSLGKDSIDTCAMDLVLRKQALQAKKAGVEPSDPAKDVAMLDELFVLLIGGHDSTANTLAWFIKFMETFPQAQTELRAALSSAFGPGIPTLSQILEADIPYLDAACEEALRLSGTSNGVLRSPLQDTTILGYPVPKGSIIYMNIHVNHSSVLADESQRSETGRAAREKKDDGFKTPAGRDLGTYEPRRWLVRDETGKEKFNPNALPQLAFGAGVRMCFGRRLAVMQFRIAVTLLTLSFEFQEVPEGMQSMACIERLFRTPQQPYAKLRVL from the exons ATGTTCGAGGCTAGCAAGGGGGCATGCATTGCCTTGCTTGCATCGCTCCTTGCCTTGATAGTGATTTTTGGGAGAAAAAAGCTCTATCCAAAGCCGTATCCTCAAATCCCGTACAATGCCCATTCAGCAAAGCGAATCATGGGCGATTTGCCAGATCTGATTCCCGCCATCAAGGCCACCAAAGCAAACTCCGAGTCCATCTACCGCATCACCACGCAAAAGCTCGGCAGTCCGAtcgcccagctcctcctACCAGGAAATCCGATGATCATCCTGTCCGATCCTTACGAGATCGAACGTATTCTGCGCAGTAACCAATTTGACAAGTCGGCCTGGTCCCTTTCTGTGGTTGGCCCGCTCTTCTCCAAAGCTACACTATCGCAACTCACCACTCCGGAGCTTAAGGCGCAGAAAAGGCTCTGGGGAGATGTCATGGGCCTGGACTTTTTGAAGCGAACAGCGGCTCCGAAGTCCTACAGCTCAACAGTCGAGCTGGTCGAACTTTGGCGCCTGAAAGCAACCACCGCCCACAAGGGCCAACCATTCAACGTTTTAGAAGACTTGAAAAACGCGGCCCTGGACGCCGTATGGGTGTCCATTATCGGTGAGGAGCCTGGGACTCTGAGGTatgagaagaggaagctGGAACACGAACTGAAGGGCCAACCGTTCGACGATCCCGCGCCGCCAGGATCCTTCATGAAGGAACAAGTGGAATACATAGTTGATACCATCATGGACGCCAGCGCAACACCGTTTCCAGCCTGGGCGGTCAAGCTGGAGGTCTTGAAGCCACGTTTCCGCAGGTTCAGGAAGATTGTGACACGGGAAATGAGCCGTGCGATGAAGAAGGCTTTGACGAGATATGAAGGCCTGGACCTGGACAGTCTTGGGAAGGATTCCATTGATACATGTGCCATGGATCTCGTTCTCCGCAAACAAGCTCTACAAGCCAAGAAGGCGGGCGTGGAACCTTCAGATCCGGCAAAGGACGTTGCTATGCTCGACGAGCTGTTTGTTTTGCTCATTGGT GGCCACGACTCCACCGCCAACACTCTGGCATGGTTCATCAAGTTCATGGAGACCTTTCCACAAGCCCAGACTGAACTGCGCGCTGCTCTATCATCTGCTTTCGGCCCAGGTATACCTACGCTGAGTCAGATTCTCGAGGCTGACATTCCTTACCTTGATGCCGCTTGTGAGGAGGCCCTCCGTCTGTCGGGAACTTCCAACGGCGTTCTTCGCTCCCCTCTGCaggacaccaccatcctGGGATATCCCGTTCCAAAGGGCTCGATCATCTACATGAATATCCATGTGAATCACTCATCGGTTCTAGCGGATGAGTCCCAGCGCAGCGAGACCGGCAGAGCTGCTcgtgagaagaaggacgacGGCTTCAAGACACCTGCCGGAAGGGATCTTGGAACCTATGAGCCCAGGAGATGGTTGGTCAGGGATGAGACGGGGAAGGAAAAGTTCAATCCAAATGCTCTTCCACAACTGGCCTTTGGCGCAGGTGTTCGAATGTGCTTCGGGAGGAGACTAGCCGTAATGCAATTCCGCATTGCTGTTACACTTCTCACACTCAGCTTCGAGTTTCAAGAAGTACCAGAAGGAATGCAGTCTATGGCATGCATCGAGAGATTGTTTCGAACCCCACAACAGCCTTACGCCAAACTGAGAGTACTCTGA
- a CDS encoding hypothetical protein (COG:S; EggNog:ENOG50): MRACNNKSVMIIYSRWISLTNGIAALVAAVAALLFAIVQTFAALAQYVSVSSRCSRRVTGVFDLTAGFWFHLSSLSWNPQYRMPVLTMPGLRGESAVTMERYPLQTGFRPGKNYDRGRNGYVDYGVLRVVSGTDDSKVHKEISILPTVLRSIFAIAWTPIGLALSSLTTIFCFPPAWVCSCACTGAGCCGSRRYQEDDDVKHRRNQKTSRDICLDMLKPLTFAWEWAIRYKSGTTVSNHGSSPGLEAAAWSQFLVNYQAAWWGYANIRWEWRLATMIPSDIYGATIETTMADVRLLAALAGMSCSSSPGVVARTKCGEMLTRSQHMTLGTVVYYRSGRENIAPKITRGVPVRSSRWLHCQLEVQAHLKKSRLLLSSSGEDKQHRIATLLSRPRTEYDAQLDLSLGNNLGFIFETETFRALSSGLHATDDSGWKTETIRIFLGPLSQGLASCSCLTCCTDWVLSHPAYDVEATASDGHITTLFSYPWVYEYDTGPPPALSLQAELKTYRPVVSGFRPAHEILTSTHWSRKPGAKLIKESRIVGPVGCYTTVTNAAQGRAKIRGGLKPELEIQARRVCVDFTLYPGASPKRMCTADVCKCMGGAARIARPVRVTGTEKHSFEEAMAVAAINNDFLSRVDQAVLRRAAEEVAGWICQEDQQSQKLRREVTVCLGRAWEIVVGQGEVSKGSLELVKVVMAATEMMLRVVRRGIGMEDMWAGSEEGGQIWEDDFGGVVLGS, from the exons ATGCGAGCATGTAATAACAAAAGCGTGATGATCATCTACTCTCGATGGATTTCGTTGACCAATG GCATTGCAGCTCTGGTAGCTGCCGTTGCCGCCCTTCTCTTCGCTATCGTCCAGACCTTCGCTGCGCTGGCGCAATATGTTTCGGTCAGCAGTCGATGTAGCAGGCGCGTAACGGGCGTCTTCGATCTCACAGCGGGCTTCTGGTTCCATCTATCGTCACTGTCATGGAACCCCCAATATCGAATGCCGGTCCTCACCATGCCGGGATTGCGCGGTGAGTCCGCGGTTACCATGGAACGATACCCCCTACAAACAGGATTTAGACCCGGAAAGAACTACGATAGAGGCCGAAATGGATACGTCGACTATGGAGTTCTCAGGGTGGTATCTGGAACCGATGACTCGAAAGTCCATAAAGAAATCAGTATTTTACCTACGGTCCTCCGCAGCATCTTTGCCATAGCATGGACTCCGATCGGCCTtgctctctcctctctcaccaccatcttctgTTTCCCACCGGCTTGGGTGTGCAGTTGTGCGTGTACAGGCGCGGGCTGTTGCGGCTCGCGTCGTTAtcaggaggatgatgatgtcaaaCACAGAAGAAATCAAAAAACGTCCAGAGACATTTGCCTAGACATGCTCAAACCACTCACCTTTGCATGGGAATGGGCCATCAGATACAAGTCAGGCACAACAGTTTCCAACCACGGGAGTTCGCCCGGGCTCGAAGCCGCCGCATGGTCCCAGTTCCTTGTCAACTACCAGGCTGCTTGGTGGGGGTACGCCAACATCCGCTGGGAGTGGCGACTGGCGACCATGATCCCCTCGGACATCTACGGTGCGACCATTGAGACGACTATGGCCGATGTAAGATTGTTGGCAGCACTCGCAGGAATGTCATGCTCAAGCTCCCCAGGGGTGGTAGCAAGAACCAAATGCGGGGAGATGCTCACGCGATCTCAGCACATGACGCTCGGGACGGTGGTGTACTATCGATCAGGAAGGGAGAATATCGCGCCAAAGATTACGAGGGGAGTTCCGGTCAGAAGTTCGAGGTGGCTACACTGCCAACTTGAGGTCCAGGCGCATCTCAAAAAGTCCcgcttgttgttgtccagTTCCGGGGAAGACAAGCAACACAGAATTGCTACTTTGCTATCTCGGCCACGAACAGAATATGACGCCCAATTGGATCTTTCCTTGGGTAACAACCTCGGCTTCATCTTTGAAACCGAGACGTTCCGAGCTCTCTCCAGCGGTCTCCATGCCACAGATGATTCAGGGTGGAAAACCGAAACGATCCGCATCTTCCTCGGCCCCCTGAGTCAAGGTTTGGCGTCTTGCTCTTGCTTAACCTGCTGTACGGACTGGGTGCTCTCGCACCCTGCCTACGACGTCGAGGCCACTGCTTCCGACGGTCACATCACCACGCTGTTTAGCTATCCCTGGGTGTACGAGTACGACACTGGCCCACCGCCAGCGCTGTCACTCCAGGCAGAGCTCAAAACATACCGCCCTGTCGTATCTGGATTCCGACCGGCTCATGAGATACTCACCTCGACGCACTGGAGCCGTAAGCCGGGAGCGAAGTTGATTAAAGAGAGTAGGATTGTTGGCCCTGTCGGGTGTTACACTACAGTGACGAATGCTGCCCAGGGACGGGCTAAGATtcggggggggttgaagccAGAATTGGAGATTCAGGCGCGGAGGGTGTGTGTGGACTTTACGCTGTATCCTGGCGCGTCGCCGAAAAGAATGTGTACGGCTGATGTCTGTAAATGTATGGGGGGGGCAGCGAGGATTGCTAGGCCTGTGCGGGTGACGGGGACGGAGAAGCATTCGTTTGAGGAGGCGATGGCTGTTGCGGCGATTAATAATGATTTTCTTTCTAGGGTTGATCAAGCGGtgctgaggagggcggcggaggaggtggcggggtgGATTTGTCAGGAGGACCAGCAGAGTCagaagttgaggagggaggtgacggtTTGCTTGGGGCGGGCGTGGGAAATTGTGGTTGGACAGGGGGAGGTTAGTAAGGGGAGTTTGGAGCTGGTGAAGGTCGTGATGGCGGCTACggagatgatgttgagagtggtgaggagggggattggGATGGAGGATATGTGGGCGGggagtgaggagggagggcaGATCTGGGAGGATGATTTTGGAGGTGTTGTTTTGGGTTCTTGA
- a CDS encoding hypothetical protein (EggNog:ENOG503PQTZ) → MAATDPIHSWMYFLQRDPKFETERVYELRRQKPTKKVPQTNMLLEKVDNIAIHDVRPRLEQCSFGYLTAILKNKKSSNFSSFSLTNKAEKVKGSFED, encoded by the coding sequence ATGGCTGCCACCGATCCTATTCACTCATGGATGTATTTCCTACAACGGGATCCCAAATTTGAGACTGAACGCGTCTACGAACTTAGACGGCAGAAGCCTACAAAGAAGGTCCCCCAGACCAACATGCTGCTCGAAAAGGTGGACAACATCGCCATTCATGATGTCCGTCCTCGACTCGAACAGTGCTCTTTCGGCTACCTTACTGCTAtccttaaaaataaaaagtcTTCTAACTTCTCTTCTTTTAGCCTTACAAATAAGGCAGAAAAAGTAAAGGGAAGCTTTGAAGACTAA
- a CDS encoding hypothetical protein (EggNog:ENOG503PE6U): MFERLPEELLREVAKGFNIQDVKTLSLVSKTFHAIWGPRFWSTLCVNTAGPGDRPSSVSIKRIEQCAHALQNATSSIQNVADMVFRRDTRWKLWGYEKEEDWPNVACLHRQPPPEDLGVWRALQRAAPVAGWSKDEWSLRNQRCVEASIERMGKQLGPDNMDDVALAVQSVLERIPAGQLQSFTWDLATCIPQPILDSLFQTQPQLQSISLTADTRCKAMTKTIHLPFCQLKRITCNTIPRSYVLPVRRMLENNRGHLHDLQIEELPYGGLFEELLFGPKECEDSADRCHSMLGANLDVLFPSLATLSLRSVYLTKRMDRAFNISGLDALTLRRCSRSSEFLERIMAANRPLQLKTFEFMSSHGHDNDDYDVETDTVNTFLLSFNGLENLYIGFARDFDEDSAGLHPLWSTVGHHGSTLKRLVVHQRGVWTGPMCTMGVFERNVDPISDVDGTLDVSETSISKWALDPAENPLSALPKLECLGLPCAVSDWSESDTWARHSIEPGVRFEPFIITLLRPFTGGSRSLRLLHFRKTGSGYAWAFKATSLPPYSRRRRAASTRAHDAEDVFLLPIPPSDMLSSLHPPFSCFLNWAFGPKGIRSLQAVAFGDFANGHMGGKFLHNIFAIRNKDELRGYQVFDCRDKAHEHKWRAMADRYADFLESCPVGPRVESWGDGSRYYF; this comes from the exons ATGTTCGAACGTCTCCCAGAGGAGCTGCTCCGAGAAGTGGCCAAAGGGTTTAACATTCAAGATGTCAAAACCCTCTCGCTCGTCTCCAAGACCTTCCATGCCATATGGGGACCGAGGTTTTGGAGCACACTTTGTGTTAATACTGCTGGTCCAGGAGACCGACCATCATCTGTCAGCATCAAACGGATCGAACAATGCGCCCATGCGCTTCAGAATGCTACCTCCTCCATACAGAATGTCGCCGACATGGTGTTTCGACGGGACACTCGATGGAAGCTATGGGGCTATGAGAAGGAAGAAGACTGGCCCAACGTCGCCTGTCTCCAccggcaaccaccaccgGAGGACCTTGGGGTGTGGAGAGCTCTGCAACGAGCAGCGCCAGTCGCTGGATGGTCAAAAGATGAATGGTCCTTAAGGAATCAAAGGTGCGTCGAGGCAAGCATAGAACGAATGGGAAAGCAGCTGGGTCCCGACAACATGGACGACGTTGCCCTCGCTGTACAATCTGTTCTCGAACGCATCCCCGCTGGCCAACTCCAATCTTTCACCTGGGACTTGGCAACATGCATTCCTCAGCCTATTTTGGATAGCCTCTTCCAAACGCAACCGCAGCTCCAGTCTATATCCTTGACGGCTGATACCCGTTGCAAGGCCATGACCAAAACCATCCACCTACCGTTCTGCCAGCTCAAACGGATTACTTGCAATACGATACCACGATCTTATGTTCTACCGGTTCGAAGAATGCTTGAAAACAATAGAGGGCACTTGCATGACCTCCAAATCGAGGAATTGCCGTACGGGGGCCTTTTCGAGGAGCTCTTATTTGGTCCAAAAGAATGTGAAGATTCCGCTGATCGGTGCCACAGTATGTTGGGAGCGAATCTTGATGTATTGTTTCCATCACTTGCAACCCTGTCTTTGAGATCGGTCTATTTGACCAAGAGAATGGATCGAGCATTCAACATCAGTGGTCTAGATGCACTTACATTACGCCGGTGTTCGCGATCGAGTGAATTCCTCGAAAGAATAATGGCAGCAAACAGACCCCTTCAGCTCAAGACCTTTGAGTTCATGTCTAGCCATGGGCACGATAATGATGACTATGACGTGGAGACGGATACAGTCAACACCTTTCTTCTATCATTCAACGGTCTAGAAAACCTCTACATCGGTTTTGCCAGAGATTTCGACGAAGACAGCGCTggcctccaccccctctgGTCTACCGTTGGCCATCACGGCTCAACACtgaagaggttggtggtCCATCAGCGAGGCGTATGGACAGGTCCAATGTGCACAATGGGCGTCTTTGAGAGAAATGTCGATCCCATTAGTGACGTCGATGGCACGCTCGATGTTTCAGAGACGAGCATCAGCAAGTGGGCGCTGGATCCCGCCGAAAATCCCCTATCAGCCCTTCCAAAACTTGAATGCCTCGGCCTACCTTGCGCTGTTTCAGACTGGAGCGAGTCCGATACGTGGGCGAGACATAGTATAGAACCAGGTGTGCGGTTCGAGCCTTTTATT ATAACCCTCCTCAGGCCATTTACCGGAGGCTCACGGAGCCTCAGGCTCCTCCATTTCCGAAAAACAGGCTCAGGTTATGCATGGGCCTTCAAAGCGACCAGCCTCCCGCCTTATTCCAGGCGACGACGGGCCGCGTCGACTCGGGCCCACGATGCTGAAGACGTTttcctccttcccatccctcctTCCGATATGTTATCATCCCTCCACCCACCTTTCTCCTGTTTTCTCAACTGGGCCTTCGGGCCAAAGGGCATTCGCTCCCTCCAGGCCGTCGCTTTTGGGGATTTTGCAAACGGCCACATGGGCGGCAAATTCCTTCACAACATCTTTGCCATTCGTAACAAGGATGAGCTGCGAGGATACCAGGTGTTTGACTGTCGCGACAAAGCCCATGAGCACAAATGGCGGGCCATGGCGGATAGATACGCTGACTTTCTGGAATCATGCCCCGTCGGGCCACGGGTGGAAAGTTGGGGGGACGGGTCGAGGTATTATTTCTAA
- a CDS encoding hypothetical protein (COG:S; EggNog:ENOG5039JXE): MSSKSQLGKRFPGEFEATDIYLQSNGNHPPPKPIVADQRGDQEEMASLIRKRADINHPHKGTGRTPLSVACHCGHKDIVELLIDCRGCQRTVHGQVEAFPVPSGSCQWSLPSHSDSPRPRGRHQCQNGHAEIASYLLTRGARVKGTTDTPMYLAASGGHVQVIQALLQHGGTVHELDAQGWDPLRRAAFEGHSQAVASLSGHGARATNLGALSSFSFASTTTTEQRQRILDLLTTAVDAENAEHQHVAYLPDLACSLNDGQDNLAELPDTQIIMRQEDAGAKEGLDATDIPPSSPVRPPPSPSRPPPAIPQIPQATGEESYHEATRPAPYTQPAPWPLLDLPTQQPKTLILQRILPHKSPSFSREVRTPPYLSWYVPVTTLPPKQQEYASQAAAARLEALYQARTGTEGNPAELE; encoded by the coding sequence ATGTCGTCAAAGTCTCAGTTGGGTAAGCGATTCCCTGGCGAGTTCGAAGCTACCGATATATACCTCCAGTCTAACGGTAATCATCCACCACCGAAGCCCATTGTGGCGGATCAAAGGGGCGACCAGGAAGAAATGGCCTCGCTGATTCGCAAGAGGGCTGACATCAACCATCCGCACAAAGGAACCGGAAGAACGCCTCTTTCCGTCGCCTGTCACTGCGGTCACAAAGATATTGTCGAGTTGTTGATTGATTGCAGAGGGTGCCAACGTACAGTCCATGGACAAGTGGAAGCTTTCCCCGTTCCATCTGGCAGCTGCCAGTGGTCATTGCCAAGTCATAGCGACTCTCCTAGACCGAGAGGCAGACATCAATGCCAAAACGGACATGCAGAGATTGCGAGTTACCTACTCACCCGTGGCGCCAGGGTCAAGGGAACAACGGATACACCGATGTATTTGGCAGCGAGTGGTGGTCATGTCCAAGTGATCCAGGCGCTGCTCCAACACGGAGGGACTGTACATGAACTTGATGCACAAGGCTGGGATCCCCTGAGGCGAGCGGCTTTCGAAGGCCATTCCCAGGCTGTTGCAAGCTTGTCTGGGCACGGAGCGCGAGCTACGAACCTCGGCGCTCtgtccagcttctcctttgCTTCAACTACCACAACTGAGCAGCGTCAGCGCATCTTGGATCTTCTCACCACAGCCGTTGACGCAGAAAATGCCGAGCATCAGCACGTGGCATATCTTCCTGACTTGGCATGCTCGCTCAATGACGGCCAGGACAACCTGGCAGAACTGCCTGACACGCAGATAATCATGCGCCAGGAGGACGCAGGTGCAAAGGAAGGGTTGGATGCAACAGATATACCTCCGTCGTCGCCAGTGAggccaccaccctccccctcgagaccaccacccgcaATCCCGCAGATCCCTCAAGCCACAGGCGAGGAATCCTACCACGAGGCTACACGACCGGCGCCATACACCCAGCCAGCGCCATGGCCTCTTCTTGATCTACCAACCCAACAGCCAAAAACACTGATTTTGCAACGAATCCTCCCGCACAAATCGCCCTCCTTTTCCAGGGAGGTGAGAACACCACCATATCTGAGTTGGTACGTCCCTGTCACCACCCTACCCCCGAAACAGCAAGAGTATGCGTCTCAAGCTGCTGCCGCAAGGTTAGAGGCACTGTACCAGGCCAGGACAGGAACAGAGGGGAATCCGGCAGAGTTGGAGTAG
- a CDS encoding hypothetical protein (COG:S; EggNog:ENOG503P6XS) yields MARMRSFARLVAIASLSQITAASFWTATEIYVERQYASPYGCDRPGDFTQTIASCTTTETRNPLLVTHTSLLPDITPTSTTTSYYSSWDLDVVQYHYPTDAYPKSDLATYDGYGPSTHTWLVDVTLTAPTSCPTPFEYTTETNLEYWAYVPSVLTPIMSSKASVETHVMTRVDEMYSYVSPNYERIRYKTTLHMTYTTFHVKATDLPPIRRPESQGSTYYDDIYYNYMRHCFLPGEEDPRIRAANCPYTYAGQCSKIKPWILILAIALPIIFLIGFVENYFWFTRLMQGKGCFRCGTVAWCFLIYLFMIFFMTYEHKRSPEDQERLRLLWKGMPLGMRLKLWLEWGFRQTYPEHLLGSRVPVNVQEGMEMRQTGGGGGGGGGRARGGAGDLDGDMLLPAYPGPPSSSIGDSHSMESGNTSAHRGAVLGNPNAVLGPVLGSGSVVIGPTMTSVQPTPASPRRQETDERIGDGVIRAV; encoded by the coding sequence ATGGCACGAATGCGGTCGTTCGCGCGTCTTGTGGCTATAGCCAGTCTATCCCAGATAACAGCGGCGAGTTTCTGGACTGCAACGGAGATATACGTCGAACGCCAATATGCCAGCCCTTATGGCTGCGACAGGCCTGGTGATTTCACTCAAACGATTGCCTCATGCACAACAACAGAGACCAGGAATCCTTTGCTGGTGACACATACAAGCCTACTACCCGACATaacaccaacctcaaccacaacaaGCTATTATTCGTCCTGGGATCTGGACGTAGTCCAATACCATTATCCCACCGACGCATATCCCAAATCCGATCTGGCAACCTACGATGGCTACGGACCTTCGACCCATACGTGGCTTGTCGACGTGACCTTGACCGCGCCAACGAGCTGCCCGACCCCCTTCGAATACACCACAGAAACCAACCTCGAGTATTGGGCATACGTTCCGTCAGTGCTAACCCCGATCATGAGCTCCAAAGCCAGCGTCGAAACACATGTCATGACACGGGTAGATGAAATGTATAGTTACGTCAGCCCCAACTATGAACGGATACGGTATAAGACGACGTTGCACATGACCTACACGACTTTCCACGTCAAAGCAACCGACCTCCCCCCTATACGCAGGCCAGAATCGCAGGGCTCCACATACTATGATGACATCTACTACAACTACATGAGGCACTGCTTCCTCCCAGGCGAAGAGGATCCCCGGATCAGAGCAGCCAATTGTCCTTACACCTACGCCGGACAATGCAGCAAGATCAAGCCCTggatcctcatcctcgccataGCCCTCCCtatcatcttcctcatcggCTTTGTCGAAAACTACTTCTGGTTCACTCGCTTGATGCAAGGAAAAGGCTGCTTCCGCTGCGGGACAGTGGCCTGGTGTTTTCTCATCTATCTGTTCATGATCTTCTTCATGACATACGAACACAAGCGAAGTCCCGAAGATCAGGAACGGTTGAGGCTTCTGTGGAAGGGGATGCCTTTGGGGATGAGATTGAAGTTGTGGCTCGAGTGGGGGTTCAGACAGACGTATCCTGAGCACTTGCTGGGGAGTCGGGTGCCGGTTAATGTGCAAGAGGGTATGGAGATGAGACaaactggtggtggtggtggaggaggagggggtagggcgagagggggggcgggtgaCTTGGACGGTGATATGCTTTTGCCTGCTTATCCTGGGCCTCCTTCGTCGAGCATTGGCGACTCTCATTCGATGGAGAGTGGGAACACTTCTGCCCACCGGGGCGCGGTCCTGGGCAATCCGAATGCGGTGCTTGGGCCTGTGCTGGGTTCTGGGTCTGTGGTCATTGGGCCGACGATGACTTCAGTGCAGCCGACGCCTGCTTCGCCGCGGCGGCAAGAGACGGATGAGAGGATAGGGGATGGCGTCATCAGGGCGGTTTAG